Genomic segment of Candidatus Bathyarchaeia archaeon:
TCCTATGAGAGGCTGGTAAACCGGATCCGATGGGATGCGTTGCGGGCGAGGGAATGGCCCATATGGGCCCCTCGAGGGCTTGGACGGACGCGATCGGCCCGCCCCATAGGGCGATCAGCGCCATGCATATGAGGAATAGGGCTGGGGCATGGAGCCCTCTGGAGCCCCTCTCGGAACCCATCCCGGATCCGCCTCCCCTAGCCCCGCATCCGGGATCTCCCGAGCCTCCTCCATGCCAGCAGCGATGCCGCCAAGGCGATCATGGAGGCGAGGCCCAGCCCCGGCGGGGAGAGCTCAGGGATCGGGACGGTGGAGAGGGTCAGGTCCCCCCATGTGGCTGGGACATCGCGCAAATAATCCTTCGGCCATGTCAAAAGCACTTCGGCCGGGCTCTTCCGGAGAGGGTTATGCCAGACGGCCGCAGCGAAACCTATGGTCTCCGGGCTGGCGGCGAAGATCGCCTTCGGGATCTTGAACTCATAGATCATATGCGGGCTGGATGAGCGCGGGGAGGGGGCCAAGGAGCTCGCCGCTTGGCTGCCCGGCACGGGGACCAGCTCGGCGATATTGCCATCGGCTTTTTGCCACCCATCGCCCGCTCCTTTCAACATATAGAATTTCGATGTCGTTGGGGTCGTCCAAAGGAAATTGAACCTATAATCGTCCGACTTGGGAAACGATCCACCATCATGGTTCGTATCAAACGAAACCCCGCAACCATCGTTCGCATCCAAACTCACATCCGAGACGAAGTCGATCAGGATGTAGATGTAATCGCCATCATGCTTCGTGCAGAAGTAAGCCGTCCCATTCAACTCGCTGCTGAAGCTCTTGTAGAGCGGCGTTTCCAAGGCATCGCTCCATTCGTCTGGGCTCGTCCACTTCCCATCAACGGTCACGGGATTGAGGGATTGGTAGCAGGCGATTGGCGTCCCGAGATGGGCTTCAACGGGGCTTGCCAGGAGGCAGAGCAGGGAAAGGCATAAAATGGCCGATAAACCCTTCCTCAACTTCCCGCCCATGTTTCTGCTAATATAAATTCTTTAAAAAAACTTTCGGATGGCGCACCCAAAATTCATCCGGATGCGCTGGGGGGTCGGCGATGGATGCCCCAAGGCTTGGGGAAGCCTCAAGGGGATCGTTGAAGCTTTGAAAAGGGGCCATCGAATCCATCTGGGAGGCTTGCGGAAGGCCGCGCCAAGCCGATCCCCGGCCATCGAAGCGCCCATCAAAGCGGCAGCTTGAGGATCGCCCTTCCGTTCGGCAGAGCGCCGACGTACTCCCAGCCTTGGGCTATGTATCCCTCCACATCCCCCAAGTCGACGACCCTTTGCCTAGCGCCGTTGTTCGCCATCGCCCCCAGGAGCCTCTCCCTTATCTTCGCCCTCACGGTCTCATCATCCATATTGGCAACGTCCATGGCCTCGACCTCCTCCTCCGAATACCCGGCCACGAGGAGGAGCTCCCTCTTGAAGGCCGCCTTCAAATCCCCCTCACCCCTCAGGCCCTTGGGGTTCGATATAACGTTGAGCAGCGGCTCCACCTTCCGATACTCATTCCTGAACCATTCCTCATCGTATTGGGGCGATTTATCGTAGCCCATCCTATCGATCCTATGGCCCAGGAAGAACTCCGATGCGACCGGGTTGACGCCGTTTAAGGTGCATAGGGATTTGAATAAGTCCCTGAACTCATGCGCGTGGATATGATATCGGCCCAGGCCGTTCCGCCTTATCAGGCCGATCCTCTTCGCGATCCTCGTTATGGCATCCGCCAAGTTCCTGCCGCTCATCGGGACGTGCTCCCCCCTGCGCTTATCGAATACTATGAACAGCGCATCAGGTCCGCGCTCGGGCCTTATGGTTAGCCAATCCCTTATGAGGGCCTTCGCATCCTCCCCTATGAACGTATAATAGGCCCTCACCTCCAGCCCGCTGGCCTTCCCCCTATAGAGGTCTATCCTCAAAGGCCCCGGCTCATCGAGCCTTTCGATGGCCCTCCTCCACCCGACCGCGTTAAATTCCATGAACTCGGCCAAGCCCATGGCGCCTTGGAAGGCGACCATGATCGCGGCCTTATAGGGCTGGGGGGCATTGAGGATCAATTGGCGGACCTCGGATAGCTCGAGGGGCTTCATCTCCAATGCCCTGCGCTTATCGGCATCGGATGGCCCGAATATCTTGGATAGCTCGCTCCTATGGGGCTTCGGGAATTGGAGCCCATGGTATTCGTAGAAGCTCTTCACCGCGTACCAAGCGGCCCTTCGATCCCTCGACCCGGTCCCCATGGCCCTCAAATGCTCGGCCAGGATCCTCGCATGGCGATTGCGCCCCTCCGGATCGAGGCGCCTATAATCATCGAGCATTTCCCCGGCCGATCCCCAATGGCCCCTCCCCTTGGCCCATTTCAAATACCTCAATAGGTAATACGCATAGCTCTTGGCCGTGGAAGGCCTTAGGCCCGAGGCCCATTCCCTGATGCATTCCTCCTCAATCGGGAGGCTCTCCAACCCCTTATAGGGCATATTCGGCTCGGGGCCATATGAGGGCGGGCGCCTTATAAATGTTTAACCCATGATTTGGCGGGCCCAACGGGATTTGAACCCGCGACCTCTCCCCGGGCCTTCAAGGCCCTTCGGGTGGCTCCCAACCCGATAAGAGCTTCAGCCCAGCGAGCGGAGCCTTACTGGTCCGCTGCTCTACCTGGCTGAGCTATGGGCCCGCTTACAAGGCCATCGCGAGATTTCCTTAAATATTTTGTTGGCCCGGGATCTGCCGGGGACCGTTTCATTGCCGGAGCTGAAGTTCATAGGCCTAGGGCTTTACGACGAGCTTGGGATGAGCCTCAGGGGCTTGGAGGAGGCGAGGGCCGCGGGAGTGGTCTTCTTGGAGCTTTATACGAGCCCCATGCCCGGCCTATCGATCAAAAGGCTTGAGCGCCTCTTGGGGAAGCCGATCCGACCGTTGGGCAGGGGGGATTTGGAGGAGCGCTTCCACGAGGCGGTCCTCGAGCCTGTTAAGGAGGCGGGCAGCGGCGCCCTCCTCGTGCCCGGGGATCCGATGGTCTTCACCACGCACGCGGGCCTGAGGCTTGAGGCGGAGAGGGCGGGGATAAGGACTTCGATAATCCATGCTCCCTCGATCCTCTCGGCCGTATGCGGCGCCACGGGCCTTCACGGCTATAAATTCGGGAAGGCCGCGACGATCCCTATCCCCGAAGGGCCCTCGCCGCCCGAATCGCCCTACGAATGCGTTCGCGATAACAGGGCGAGGGGCCTCCATACGCTCCTCCTGATGGACTTCAGGGCCGATGAGGGCGCCGCTATGACCATAAATGAGGCCTTGGGCCAACTATTGGCCATAGAATCCAAGCGGGGGGAGAGAGCCCTTACGCCGGATACGCTCGTGGTGGGGGTGGCGAGGATTGGCTCCCCGAATCAGCTGGTGAGGGGCGGGCGGGCAAAGAGGATGCTCGGGGAGGAATTCGGCCCGCCCCCCCATTGCCTCGTAATTCCAGGGGTGCTCCATTTCGTGGAAAGGGACTATCTGAGGACCTTCGCTGGGGTTAAAGAGGAGGACTTCCCATGAGCGGGCCCAAGGATTGCGCGGCGCTCGCCTCCAAATACGCCGAAACCCTCGCTGAGGTCCTTGGGATGATCGAGCGAAGGGGAGCGCCCCCAAAGGTCCTCGAGGTCTTGGAGCAGGCCGAGAACTACCTGAGGGATTCCAGATTTTATTTGGAAAGGGGGGAAGGGGCCGTGGCCTTGGCCTCCGCGGCCTATGCCGAGGGCCTATTGGATGCCCTTAGGCTCTTGGGGCTTGTGAGCTTCGATTGGCCGAAGCCCAAAGGCCTATGCTAGGCGGGGCCAAGCTTATTAGGGGTTTAACGCGTCTCCACGGCGTTGGGAAAATGGGCGATCAAGACCCCCTTAGGAAGGAATTGTTGCGGCAGGCCCTCGCCCTTCAAATATCCTCGGGACCCTTCCGGCCCGAGGAGCTCTCCCGCCGCTGCGGCATCGAGGCAAAGCGTTGTGAGGAACTGTTGGAGGCCTTGGCGGCGGAGGGCCTCCTCGAGCGCGCCGAGGCGGAGGGGGGGCGCGGGGCGCTTTACAGGGTCTCCGATAAGGGAAGGGCCTCCGTTAAGGTGGTCCTGACGGGCGGGGTCTTCGATACGATCCATATGGGGCACCTCTTCGCCCTGAGCGAGGCTAAGAGGCTAGGCGACCTTTTGATCGTGGTCGTTGCGAGGGATTCGACCGCGGAGGAGCAGAAGGGCAAGAGGCCGATCTTCCCCGAGGGCGAGAGGAGGGCGTTAATAGA
This window contains:
- the dph5 gene encoding diphthine synthase; this encodes MPELKFIGLGLYDELGMSLRGLEEARAAGVVFLELYTSPMPGLSIKRLERLLGKPIRPLGRGDLEERFHEAVLEPVKEAGSGALLVPGDPMVFTTHAGLRLEAERAGIRTSIIHAPSILSAVCGATGLHGYKFGKAATIPIPEGPSPPESPYECVRDNRARGLHTLLLMDFRADEGAAMTINEALGQLLAIESKRGERALTPDTLVVGVARIGSPNQLVRGGRAKRMLGEEFGPPPHCLVIPGVLHFVERDYLRTFAGVKEEDFP
- a CDS encoding C39 family peptidase; translation: MGSERGSRGLHAPALFLICMALIALWGGPIASVQALEGPIWAIPSPATHPIGSGLPASHRIDFGPIVWQRRNWCGPASLTMVLNYWGDRVDQETVGRTIDP
- a CDS encoding adenylyltransferase/cytidyltransferase family protein, with protein sequence MGDQDPLRKELLRQALALQISSGPFRPEELSRRCGIEAKRCEELLEALAAEGLLERAEAEGGRGALYRVSDKGRASVKVVLTGGVFDTIHMGHLFALSEAKRLGDLLIVVVARDSTAEEQKGKRPIFPEGERRALIEAMKPVDVALLGQEGLNLRGFLDLIRPDVLAVGYDQCRIEEAVRRIISEMGLRTEVVRLPKRDGPGLASSTEVKLKVVEGWGRGRSGP
- a CDS encoding DUF357 domain-containing protein, producing MSGPKDCAALASKYAETLAEVLGMIERRGAPPKVLEVLEQAENYLRDSRFYLERGEGAVALASAAYAEGLLDALRLLGLVSFDWPKPKGLC